The following nucleotide sequence is from Vanrija pseudolonga chromosome 4, complete sequence.
GGTGAGCCGATGCGAGTGTCTCCTGACTGTGCTGAGATTCAGTCGCAAGCAAGCCAAGGGAGCCAGTCAAGTTTCCGTGCCAGGGTTCTACTGCGTGACGGCGCATGCATTGTTTCCGGAATGAAGGAACACGTAGAAGCCGCCCACTTGATCCCGAAAGGAGACAAGCTGGTGAGCTCAGCTGTGTGGTTCGATTGCTCACGCACAGGGCTTTGAGGTCGCGCTCCAAGGACTGGACCCAGTCGGCCCACAgtctgcggcggctggcATAATGCTGTGGATACCGCTCCACCGCATGTATGACAGCCATGAGGCTGCGTTTGTGCCAGAAGTCCGTGACTGCGCCCTGTGTACACATGCTGATAGTCCAGGTGGACCCCAAGACCGGCAGTACGTCGTTCACGTTTCACATCTTTATGTTGCCAACGATGAACGATCGCAATAAGTCCCTGTTCGAGGCTATCCGCAAATTCCATGGCGTGAAACTCACCTGGCCAAACAACGCGCCTTCACCAGAACTTGCAAAACTGCACTACCAGCGGGCACTGGGCAAACGTCTGTGTTTCGCGCGGCAAGTCATGCAGGCACCGCAGACCCCAGACAAGCGCAAGCACCAGCCCTCGTCAGCAAGTCCAACACCGCGTCAAGTACGTCCCCGTCCGAGCTTGGACCACGAGCTTTGATCAATCCACCCATTCCTTCAGCGCCATGTCACTCCTGTTTAGCAACACTGCATGCACAACACTATGAATACACAACGACGCGCTCATCGGCCCATCCATCCACCGTCAACGACGATACACTCTCCATCAACATAGTTGGAAGCCTGGgacgcgaggaagacgatgGCTCCCTCAaagtcggcgggcgcgcccCATCGTCCGGCGGGGATACGCTCGAGGATCTGGCGCGAGCGGACGGGGTCGGCGATCAGCGCCTCGTTCATGTCGGTCGCAATGTATCCGGGGGCGATGGCGTTGACGTTGACGCCCTTAGCGGCCCAGCCGTTGGAGAAGGCCTTGACGATGCCCTGGACACCGtgcttggcagcggcgtAGGCGACGACGTTGAGGCCACCCTGGAACGCGACCAGCGACGAGATGTTGATAATCTTGCCGTTGCGCTTGTACTCCTTGCCCGGGGCACCGGCGACACCGCCGCGAGTCTCGAGCATGTGcttgccggcgtcgcgcgagATGGCGAACACGGCGTTCAGGTTGACCTGGAGAACCTCGTTCCAGTCATCGTCGGGGAACACCTCGACGGGGTGACGACGCTGGATGCCACCGCAGttgacgacaatgtcgaggacgcggcccgAGGCAACGACCGAGGGGATGAGCTGACTGACCGACTTGGcatcggcgaggtcggcaacgacaatgtcggccttgccgcccttgccgtcgggtccgccctccttctcgatgAGCGTCTTGGTCTCGACGTTGGTGTTGTTGCGCTGCACGAGGATGAGGTCGGCACCCGCCTtggagagggcgagggcgaggcgctggccgATACCGCGGGTAGCACCAGTGACCCTGGGCGTGTTAGCAGGGCTTTTGGTAATGGCACGCAGTGCTGGTCACTTACAGAGCGGTCTGGCCGTGGAGGCCGAAGAGCTCCTCGATGTAGGAAGGCATTGTGTGATGAGGTGGGAGTGGGAAAACGTATGCAAAGGTGGTCAGCTGGGGCAAATATAAGTGCTAGCACGAGTCCCTCCGCCTGACCGGTCCGGATGTCCGGACCGACAGCCCCGGACGGCAAGTCACGGCCG
It contains:
- the kduD gene encoding 2-dehydro-3-deoxy-D-gluconate 5-dehydrogenase gives rise to the protein MPSYIEELFGLHGQTALVTGATRGIGQRLALALSKAGADLILVQRNNTNVETKTLIEKEGGPDGKGGKADIVVADLADAKSVSQLIPSVVASGRVLDIVVNCGGIQRRHPVEVFPDDDWNEVLQVNLNAVFAISRDAGKHMLETRGGVAGAPGKEYKRNGKIINISSLVAFQGGLNVVAYAAAKHGVQGIVKAFSNGWAAKGVNVNAIAPGYIATDMNEALIADPVRSRQILERIPAGRWGAPADFEGAIVFLASQASNYVDGECIVVDGGWMGR